CAGTTTTCTCAGAAGACTGTCCAGTGGAGAGATACTCCGGGGCAATGTGGCCTACTGTACCACGCACGGCGGTAGTGACATGCGAATCCCTTTGATCCAACAGCTTAGCAAGGCCGAAATCCCCCACCACAGCTTCAAAACTTTCATCTAGCAAAATGTTTGCAGCCTTAACATCTCTGTGGATTATTTTAGGATTGCACTGCTCGTGTAAATACAGAAGCCCGCGTGCAGCGCCAACAGCAACTCGCATTCGCCTGTTCCAGTCCAGAGATGGCTTTTCTCGGCATGTGTCTGCTTCGGAACAAGGGAAAAGATAAAATCCATCAAACACTAAAATATCACAAGTTAATAAAAGAACAAACAAATTAATGAAGGATTTTCACTGATTTAGGAGGTAGCACCAATACATAAGATTTAGGCCTCTAACTACCAACTATACAAGGAGAATCACTGTTTCTTGTTTCCCCATGTAATGGAATCAGTAATTGACATTAATTTTGAGACACATTGTTTTAACTATAAGATAGGATGAATAACAAATGGTAAGAATTAATATGAAACAAACCTCTCAAACGATCAGCAACACTGCCATTAGGCATGTAGGGATAAACAAGTAATCTTTCATCTGGAGTCATACAAAATCCATAGAGACGCAAGAGGTTACGATGCACAGCCAAGCCGATCATCTCAACTTCAGTTTGAAATTGCATTTCTCCAGTGTAATTGGGATCTTTCAGCCTCTTCACTGCCACCAGCATTTTGTTTGTAAGGCATCCTTTGTAGACAATGCCAAAGCCTCCTTGTCCAAGGATGTTCTTTTGAGTGAAATTTCCAGTAGCAATTTGTAGTTCACGGAAGGTGAACCGCTTCAAATGGCCAATATCAAATTCACAATCTTGCTCCACTTCAGATGTCAATTATTACATATTGTCAGAATATGTGCATATCTAGAAGCAATAAAAAAGGTAATGAAGTTCGTTTAAGGAGGTACCATAAGATGTATAGAGTATGCGCGATCTGTACCAATGCAACCAACACACAAGCATCACTGAAATTATAAATGTGCAACTGATGCCAACAACAACAGAAATCACCCTTTGGTGATGACTCTTGACTTTCTGAGATGATCCTGTATCTGTAATTGAATCATTATCTGTAACATAGTCCACTGATTATTgggttttaataaataaaaagttaaatgtATTACCGTTTAGTGGTTTTGAAATGTCCATACAATGTTCTGAAGGAGATGTACAAAGGAAGTTATTTCCTGAAATACTATTATAATAAAAGAAGTATAGTGTCAGTTAATGCATGattaaaggaaattaaaaaaaaaagtgctACAAGTGTTTATTCTTTTTAATAGGATAATCAGAATTTAGCTGTTGCATAACTAGGCAAAAAATCTAATACAATTAAAGAACTCACCTGTAACCTTTTGCCAAAATTTTTGGAGTGGGACCACTGAGATTATTGAATGACAAGTCCCTACAAACAAGATAAGGTTATGGAACTGTACTTGACTGATTGAGGAGGTAAAGGTATTACAAAGTTTCATAGAGGAGTAGAGGACATACAAGAATGAAAGGCCTGTCAAGTTAGCAACAAGTGGAGGGATCTGTCCAGATAGATTATTTTTGCTGAGCCGCCTGAAAAGCTTGGCATGATTGAATTAGGAACCATGGAGTTAGAGAAACActaatgaataaaattaaaatttaagggGAACAAAAAGAACAGGGTTAAAATAACATCATCATCTATCTATTTGTTAAGACACACTCACAAGTAACTTAGTTGAGACAATAAGCCCAAAGAACTAGGAATTTCTCCGACAAACTGGTTACCGGAAAGGTCTAGAGTTTGAAGCTCTGACAACTTGCCTATCTCAGCCGGGATAGGACCAGATAACTGATTGTTCTGCAGTAACCTAAGTTCAGCAATGAAAAAACTCACTTAATCATATGATAAAAATGAGTTCATTGTATTTTATGACTACTTATTTTTCTCCTACCGTTGTTTGGCATCTATTAAAAATTAGTGGAAGATTATTATGACTATTTATTTATGAACAAAAAGCATAATAAACAAGGCATCTTTCAGATAGTGCTGAGTCAACAATACACCACAATTCACCATTAAGTTTGAAAAGTATAGGCCATTTATGTAGAGAATAAGAGACACTCACAATGTTCGGAGATGGCTCAAATTTCCAATTCCTGACGAAAGAGTTCCAGATAAACCAGCACTGGCCATTTCCCTGCCAAAAGCAGAAAGTTACCACCAGCAACAAAGATCAGTATCATTAGAATACAGTGGATGGTATTAGAAAGACAGAGAAAACACATGAAAATGCTAACAAGTAAGATCTTTCACAATTTTTTTCCCCATAAAACCAAAAGGAAGCAACATTGAGCAAGAGAAATTAGGAACCCTTACAGGGAAATGACATAACCTTCAGCAGAGCAACCAACCATATTCCAAGTGCAAGGGTCAACCGAATTAATATCCCAGCCATTCAAGACGTGCAATTCATCGTTCATTTTATTCTTCATGGACATCAAAGCAGCAACTAAATAACACCAAAGTAGTGAACTAAGTAAGCAACACTTGAAGAAAGCAAAGCTAGAATAATAAGCAATAGTGACACAAAACCTTCATAGTTGACACCCTTTGGAGAGAGAAGGCTATCAGTGCCCTCAACAACCATTGGCATCGAACACAAAATAAACAAGGAGAAGAACCAAGCAACCAACTTGACACCTTCCATGAAACAGAAAAACCGAATCAAATTCTGGGAGCTGAAAAAGTTTGGAACTTTTTAACTGGGAACTTTCTCTTCTGACTCCTTTAAACTTTTCTACCAAACAAAGCTTCAATGACAAAGCGCACACAAGCATAAAAGCAAGCAAACCCCTTTTGGAAAGTCGTTCATTGCTGCCTCGAGGGAAACGAAGTTGAAAAGGACGAAGCAATTTTATTATTACgacaaaaagaaaatgaaaaagtacactatataaaaaataaataaataaataaaatctaagTGAAGTAGTGAAATGATTAAAATGAAGAACGAACGTAAGACCAGGAAAACAGCTCGAGATTTGTGAGATGACAGTGATTGTCCCATGGTCTGGTTTAGGTGTTTAACAACAGTGCTTAACTCTGCTGGCTATGATTCCCTGCAGTTAGTCACGTGATTCTGTTGTATGGGTTAGTTAGGACCGTTTAGTTTTTCTGTTTGTGATGATGATGGCGAATGGACGGTGTAGATCAAAGTAGCGAAGTGAGTGCGCGGCAGAGTAATGCTCTCTCGAAGCGCGAAATTTAATAGTTTGAGAGTCTCACAGCTCAAGAAACAGCTCCTTAAACGGCGTCGTTGACTGCTAGCAAACCAATACTATTATCGCCAACTTTTACATAATTGTTTATCAACCATAGtataattaataacaattatagttttatataaaaaatttaggaaAAAAAACTCCTAAAGCCACCCACtaatttatatttgaatttatcTTTAATTCACTGTAAGTGTAAAgataattttacaaaatacatccctatgttaacaaaaataatcattcaaaaaataaatataattcaacatgtgtaaaatatttttatcagtGCATTAAAATTACATTTTATGTTTCATTCTATAAAGTACAAACACTTTACTAAGTTGTCATGTCTGCGTGTCGAACATATTACGGACACGATATTTATCGACACTCATCCAACATGCGTGTCTAGTTGTCTGCTGTGACCAaccgtgtcttaataaaaattaaaaaaaatttctgaaCATACCTAAATACCATCACATGTCAGCatgtctaattttatttttaacatatattctttaaataaatttaaatataatatatattattatttattaaaacaatatttaaatacttaatataattaaaataagacattaaaaataattaaaaattttaatttatattttaatataataaaatatcaaaatatcattacgatttacctaaaatatactttatattttatatatattcatatTCCCGTAtcatgtaaaattttaaaatttgcgCTTCATAAGTTCCATTTAAACTTTCTGCATACCATATCCAAAAGTATCTcagaattgagattgaatgatgTTAACTCCAAAAGTTGACTCGGTGAATATTGGCTCACTTgtaaaactatataaaaactatTCGAGAGATGTAAAACTTGTAATTCAGCTTATGGAAACAAAATGGCAGAATAAGTAGAAGACAACattgaagagaaacataaaGCACATTACATTTAAACAAGGAACTAGTCTGCAACGTTGCACATCAGCGACATATTAACATTTGAACTCTGGGGAAAAACTAAACCCAAAAAAAACCAACATATCCACCCCACCACCAGCCATCAGAAAAAGGACCAACATTCCATATTCCAGAAGGAAAGGGTTTAGTTTCCCCCTCAGAAGCATTTCTGACCCCATTTGAGGCCAAAACTATTACTAAGACATTTAAGACGTTTACAATAAAAAACATGCAAAGGGATAAGGCTATTTGCTTTTGCCTGGGGACACTGAAGACCCACCAGATTAAGCAACAGTAGATTCGAAAGGGTATACATATATGATGATATACTGATGGATCAACTTGCAGCCATCCAGCACCCCCAAGTCTCAGTCCGGGTTTGGCATGGAATTACACTGCCCATGCCACAGAACATTGGTAATCTAGACAAAAAATAATGGCGCCACTTTTTCGTTAACTCGTTGAACTAGTATACAACATTGCCCTTGGAGCTTACATCAAGATCCTTCCATGGGAGAAA
This sequence is a window from Arachis stenosperma cultivar V10309 chromosome 10, arast.V10309.gnm1.PFL2, whole genome shotgun sequence. Protein-coding genes within it:
- the LOC130955135 gene encoding probable LRR receptor-like serine/threonine-protein kinase At5g45780 isoform X1; the encoded protein is MGQSLSSHKSRAVFLLVAWFFSLFILCSMPMVVEGTDSLLSPKGVNYEVAALMSMKNKMNDELHVLNGWDINSVDPCTWNMVGCSAEGYVISLEMASAGLSGTLSSGIGNLSHLRTLLLQNNQLSGPIPAEIGKLSELQTLDLSGNQFVGEIPSSLGLLSQLSYLRLSKNNLSGQIPPLVANLTGLSFLDLSFNNLSGPTPKILAKGYSISGNNFLCTSPSEHCMDISKPLNDTGSSQKVKSHHQRVISVVVGISCTFIISVMLVCWLHWYRSRILYTSYVEQDCEFDIGHLKRFTFRELQIATGNFTQKNILGQGGFGIVYKGCLTNKMLVAVKRLKDPNYTGEMQFQTEVEMIGLAVHRNLLRLYGFCMTPDERLLVYPYMPNGSVADRLRDTCREKPSLDWNRRMRVAVGAARGLLYLHEQCNPKIIHRDVKAANILLDESFEAVVGDFGLAKLLDQRDSHVTTAVRGTVGHIAPEYLSTGQSSEKTDVFGFGILLLELITGQKALDAGNGQVQKGMILDWVKTLFEEKRLEVLVDRDLRGCFDPVELEMAVELSLQCTQSLPSLRPKMSEVLKILEGLVGQPAQPEESQGGSNLYEERACSFSQNYSDVHEEPSFVIEAIELSGPR
- the LOC130955135 gene encoding probable LRR receptor-like serine/threonine-protein kinase At5g45780 isoform X2; amino-acid sequence: MPMVVEGTDSLLSPKGVNYEVAALMSMKNKMNDELHVLNGWDINSVDPCTWNMVGCSAEGYVISLEMASAGLSGTLSSGIGNLSHLRTLLLQNNQLSGPIPAEIGKLSELQTLDLSGNQFVGEIPSSLGLLSQLSYLRLSKNNLSGQIPPLVANLTGLSFLDLSFNNLSGPTPKILAKGYSISGNNFLCTSPSEHCMDISKPLNDTGSSQKVKSHHQRVISVVVGISCTFIISVMLVCWLHWYRSRILYTSYVEQDCEFDIGHLKRFTFRELQIATGNFTQKNILGQGGFGIVYKGCLTNKMLVAVKRLKDPNYTGEMQFQTEVEMIGLAVHRNLLRLYGFCMTPDERLLVYPYMPNGSVADRLRDTCREKPSLDWNRRMRVAVGAARGLLYLHEQCNPKIIHRDVKAANILLDESFEAVVGDFGLAKLLDQRDSHVTTAVRGTVGHIAPEYLSTGQSSEKTDVFGFGILLLELITGQKALDAGNGQVQKGMILDWVKTLFEEKRLEVLVDRDLRGCFDPVELEMAVELSLQCTQSLPSLRPKMSEVLKILEGLVGQPAQPEESQGGSNLYEERACSFSQNYSDVHEEPSFVIEAIELSGPR